The Molothrus aeneus isolate 106 chromosome 31, BPBGC_Maene_1.0, whole genome shotgun sequence genome includes a window with the following:
- the DEDD gene encoding death effector domain-containing protein isoform X2 produces MTCCPTSASRGGAAVSAWGDMSRYIMIYGVISGYWGHITCHELLPYVSLKRWHPGECLSRYIAIYGVISGYWGHIITHHDLLPYVSLKRRRPVCPDLVDKYLEETSIRYVTPRAPGGAPPGLGHPHKSVPAPHPSLCCPPGGPQLGPKRPGRARSLLGSQRKRRKSATPDPKEKQTCDIRLRVRAEYCQHDSALHGNVFSNKQDPLERQFERFNQANTILKSRDLGSIICDIKFSELTYLDAFWRDYINGSLLEALKGVFITDSLKQAVGHEAIKLLVNVDEEDYELGRQKLLRNLMLHTAP; encoded by the exons ATGACCTGCTGCCCTACATCAGCCTCAAGAGGCGGCGCTGCGGTGAGTGCCTGGGGTGATATGTCACGATATATCATGATATACGGGGTGATATCGGGGTATTGGGGTCACATCACCTGCCACGAGCTGCTGCCCTATGTCAGCCTCAAGAGATGGCACCCCGGTGAGTGCTTGTCGCGATATATCGCGATATACGGGGTGATATCAGGGTATTGGGGTCACATCATCACCCACCATGACCTGCTGCCCTACGTCAGCCTCAAGAGGCGGCGCCCCG TGTGCCCGGACCTGGTGGACAAGTACCTGGAGGAGACGTCCATCCGCTACGTCACCCCCCGCGCGCCCGGGGGGGCCCCGCCCGGCCTCGGCCACCCCCACAAATCAG TGCCTGCCCCCCACCCgtccctgtgctgccccccGGGGGGGCCCCAGCTGGGCCCGAAgcgcccgggccgggcccggagCCTCCTCGGGAGCCAACGGAAACGCAGGAAGTCAGCGACGCCCGACCCCAAGGAGAAACAGACCTGCg ACATCCGCCTGCGCGTGCGCGCCGAGTACTGCCAGCACGACTCCGCCCTGCACGGCAACGTCTTCTCCAACAAGCAGGACCCTCTGGAGCGCCAATTCGAGCGCTTCAACCAGGCCAACACCATCCTGAAATCGCGGGATTTGGGCTCCATCATCTGCGACATCAAATTCTCGGAGCTCACCTACCTCGACGCCTTCTGGCGGGATTACATCAACGGCTCCCTCCTGGAGGCCCTCAAGGGCGTCTTCATCACGGACTCGCTCAAACAGGCCGTGGGCCACGAGGCCATCAAGCTGCTGGTCAACGTGGACGAGGAGGATTACGAGTTGGGTCGCCAGAAACTCCTCAGGAACTTGATGCTCCACACGGCTCCCTGA
- the PFDN2 gene encoding prefoldin subunit 2 isoform X5, translated as MAEPGKGRGAAPAGKGLSAEQVVSRFNRLRQDQRGLASKAAELELELNEHTLVIETLREVDPTRKCFRMVGGVLVERTVKEVLPALESNREQISTLTKSLSFPLFPPFPLFPNFSPRSPL; from the exons ATGGCGGAGCCGGGGAAGGGGCGAggagcggccccggcggggaaggggctgagcGCCGAGCAG GTGGTGTCCCGGTTTAACCGCCTGCGGCAGGACCAGCGGGGTTTGGCCTCCAAGGCGGccgagctggagctggagctcaaCGAGCACAC GCTGGTGATCGAGACGCTGCGGGAGGTGGATCCCACCCGGAAATGTTTCCGCATGGTCGGGGGGGTGCTGGTGGAGAGAACGGTCAAGGAGGTGCTGCCCGCCCTGGAGAGCAACAGGGAGCAG atcTCCACTCTAACcaaatctctctcttttcccctatttcccccatttcccctatttcccaatttttcccccagatCTCCACTCTAA
- the PFDN2 gene encoding prefoldin subunit 2 isoform X4: MAEPGKGRGAAPAGKGLSAEQVVSRFNRLRQDQRGLASKAAELELELNEHTLVIETLREVDPTRKCFRMVGGVLVERTVKEVLPALESNREQISTLTKSLPFPPFPLFPIFPIFPPRSPL, encoded by the exons ATGGCGGAGCCGGGGAAGGGGCGAggagcggccccggcggggaaggggctgagcGCCGAGCAG GTGGTGTCCCGGTTTAACCGCCTGCGGCAGGACCAGCGGGGTTTGGCCTCCAAGGCGGccgagctggagctggagctcaaCGAGCACAC GCTGGTGATCGAGACGCTGCGGGAGGTGGATCCCACCCGGAAATGTTTCCGCATGGTCGGGGGGGTGCTGGTGGAGAGAACGGTCAAGGAGGTGCTGCCCGCCCTGGAGAGCAACAGGGAGCAG aTCTCCACTCTAACCAaatctctcccttttcccccatttcccctatttcccattttccccatttttccccccagatcTCCACTCTAA
- the PFDN2 gene encoding prefoldin subunit 2 isoform X6: MAEPGKGRGAAPAGKGLSAEQVVSRFNRLRQDQRGLASKAAELELELNEHTLVIETLREVDPTRKCFRMVGGVLVERTVKEVLPALESNREQISTLTKSLSFPLFPIFPIFPVFPPRSPL, encoded by the exons ATGGCGGAGCCGGGGAAGGGGCGAggagcggccccggcggggaaggggctgagcGCCGAGCAG GTGGTGTCCCGGTTTAACCGCCTGCGGCAGGACCAGCGGGGTTTGGCCTCCAAGGCGGccgagctggagctggagctcaaCGAGCACAC GCTGGTGATCGAGACGCTGCGGGAGGTGGATCCCACCCGGAAATGTTTCCGCATGGTCGGGGGGGTGCTGGTGGAGAGAACGGTCAAGGAGGTGCTGCCCGCCCTGGAGAGCAACAGGGAGCAG atCTCCACTCTAACcaaatctctctcttttcccctattccccatttttcccattttccccgtGTTTCCCCCCAGATCTCCACTCTAA
- the DEDD gene encoding death effector domain-containing protein isoform X1 produces the protein MAGRKRGAGGGGAGGGTGGAVPWPEEPGEREQGLYSLHRMFDIVGAQLTHRDVRVLSFLFVDVLDEAERGRIRSGRDFLLALERQGRCDESNLRQLLQLLRIITRHDLLPYVSLKRRRPVCPDLVDKYLEETSIRYVTPRAPGGAPPGLGHPHKSVPAPHPSLCCPPGGPQLGPKRPGRARSLLGSQRKRRKSATPDPKEKQTCDIRLRVRAEYCQHDSALHGNVFSNKQDPLERQFERFNQANTILKSRDLGSIICDIKFSELTYLDAFWRDYINGSLLEALKGVFITDSLKQAVGHEAIKLLVNVDEEDYELGRQKLLRNLMLHTAP, from the exons atGGCGGGCCGGAAGCGCGGCGCAGGCGGTGGCGGCGCCGGCGGTGGCACGGGCGGCGCGGTGCCGTGGCCGGAGGAGCCGGGCGAGCGCGAGCAGGGCCTGTACTCGCTGCACCGCATGTTCGACATCGTGGGCGCGCAGCTGACGCACCGCGACGTGCGCgtgctctccttcctcttcGTGGACGTGCTGGACGAGGCCGAGCGCGGCCGCATCCGCTCGGGCCGCGAtttcctgctggccctggagcgCCAGGGCCGCTGCGACGAGAGCAACCTgcggcagctgctgcagctgctgcgcATCATCACCCGCCACGACCTGCTGCCCTACGTCAGCCTCAAGAGGCGGCGCCCCG TGTGCCCGGACCTGGTGGACAAGTACCTGGAGGAGACGTCCATCCGCTACGTCACCCCCCGCGCGCCCGGGGGGGCCCCGCCCGGCCTCGGCCACCCCCACAAATCAG TGCCTGCCCCCCACCCgtccctgtgctgccccccGGGGGGGCCCCAGCTGGGCCCGAAgcgcccgggccgggcccggagCCTCCTCGGGAGCCAACGGAAACGCAGGAAGTCAGCGACGCCCGACCCCAAGGAGAAACAGACCTGCg ACATCCGCCTGCGCGTGCGCGCCGAGTACTGCCAGCACGACTCCGCCCTGCACGGCAACGTCTTCTCCAACAAGCAGGACCCTCTGGAGCGCCAATTCGAGCGCTTCAACCAGGCCAACACCATCCTGAAATCGCGGGATTTGGGCTCCATCATCTGCGACATCAAATTCTCGGAGCTCACCTACCTCGACGCCTTCTGGCGGGATTACATCAACGGCTCCCTCCTGGAGGCCCTCAAGGGCGTCTTCATCACGGACTCGCTCAAACAGGCCGTGGGCCACGAGGCCATCAAGCTGCTGGTCAACGTGGACGAGGAGGATTACGAGTTGGGTCGCCAGAAACTCCTCAGGAACTTGATGCTCCACACGGCTCCCTGA
- the PFDN2 gene encoding prefoldin subunit 2 isoform X3 has product MAEPGKGRGAAPAGKGLSAEQVVSRFNRLRQDQRGLASKAAELELELNEHTLVIETLREVDPTRKCFRMVGGVLVERTVKEVLPALESNREQISNRTKSLSFPLFPPFLPIPNFPVFPPNL; this is encoded by the exons ATGGCGGAGCCGGGGAAGGGGCGAggagcggccccggcggggaaggggctgagcGCCGAGCAG GTGGTGTCCCGGTTTAACCGCCTGCGGCAGGACCAGCGGGGTTTGGCCTCCAAGGCGGccgagctggagctggagctcaaCGAGCACAC GCTGGTGATCGAGACGCTGCGGGAGGTGGATCCCACCCGGAAATGTTTCCGCATGGTCGGGGGGGTGCTGGTGGAGAGAACGGTCAAGGAGGTGCTGCCCGCCCTGGAGAGCAACAGGGAGCAG atctCCAATCGAACcaaatctctctcttttcccctatttcccccatttctcccaattcccaattttcctgtttttcccccaaatctctAA
- the NIT1 gene encoding deaminated glutathione amidase isoform X1, with protein MLRVAPWALLCCASRAPQSSSTAGRSLTAMAAPPAPSVSPGASGGLVAVAQVTSTGDKEHNWRQCSALVRRAAAMGARAVFLPEGFDFIGDSPQHSLELAEPLHGDTVGRYRQLARECDVWLSLGGFHERGQDWDSTGRIYNCHLLLDSSGALVAAYRKLHLFDAALPGQPALCESSFTNPGQELLPPIDTPVGKLGLAVCYDLRFPELAQALRGAGAQILTFPSAFTVPTGAAHWEVLLRARAIECQCYVVAAAQTGRHNATRASFGHSLVADPWGTVVAQCHQGPGLCLAHIDLAYLEQVRRDLPVHGHRRGDIYGSLTGTPGT; from the exons AT gctgagggTGGCCCcctgggccctgctgtgctgcgCCTCGAGAGccccccagagctccagcactgcGGGCAG gtCCCTCACAGCCATGGCAGCTCCCCCGgccccctcagtgtccccaggcgCCTCGGGCGGGCTGGTGGCGGTGGCCCAGGTGACATCCACGGGGGACAAGGAGCACAACTGGCGGCAGTGCTCGGCCCTGGTGCGGCGCGCGGCGGCCATGGGGGCCAGGGCCGTGTTCCTGCCCGAGGGCTTCGACTTCATCGGGGAcagtccccagcacagcctggagctggcagagccacTGCACGGGGACACCGTGGGGCGCTACCGGCAGCTGGCCAG ggaatGTGACGTGTGGCTCTCCCTCGGGGGTTTCCACGAGCGTGGCCAGGACTGGGACAGCACCGGCCGGATCTACAACTGTCACCTGCTGCTGGACAGCTCGG gcgcTCTGGTGGCCGCGTACCGCAAGCTGCACCTGTTTGAcgcggcgctgccggggcagccgGCGCTGTGCGAGAGCTCCTTCACCAAccctggccaggagctgctgccccccaTCGACACCCCCGTGGGCAAG ctggggctggccgTGTGCTATGACCTGCGGTTCCCGGAGCTGGCCCAGGCCCTGCGCGGGGCCGGTGCCCAAATCCTGACCTTCCCCTCGGCCTTCACCGTCCCCACCGGAGCTGCACACTGGGAG gtgctgctgcgCGCCCGTGCCATCGAGTGCCAGTGCTACGTGGTGGCCGCGGCTCAGACCGGCCGCCACAACGCCACCCGCGCGTCCTTCGGTCACTCGCTGGTGGCCGATCCCTGGGGCACCGTGGTGGCTCAGTGCCACCAGGGGCCGGGGCTCTGCCTGGCCCACATCGACCTGGCCTACCTGGAGCAGGTGCGCAGGGACCTGCCCGTGCACGGCCACCGCCGTGGGGACATCTACGGGAGCCTcacggggacaccggggacgtGA
- the NIT1 gene encoding deaminated glutathione amidase isoform X2, with translation MAAPPAPSVSPGASGGLVAVAQVTSTGDKEHNWRQCSALVRRAAAMGARAVFLPEGFDFIGDSPQHSLELAEPLHGDTVGRYRQLARECDVWLSLGGFHERGQDWDSTGRIYNCHLLLDSSGALVAAYRKLHLFDAALPGQPALCESSFTNPGQELLPPIDTPVGKLGLAVCYDLRFPELAQALRGAGAQILTFPSAFTVPTGAAHWEVLLRARAIECQCYVVAAAQTGRHNATRASFGHSLVADPWGTVVAQCHQGPGLCLAHIDLAYLEQVRRDLPVHGHRRGDIYGSLTGTPGT, from the exons ATGGCAGCTCCCCCGgccccctcagtgtccccaggcgCCTCGGGCGGGCTGGTGGCGGTGGCCCAGGTGACATCCACGGGGGACAAGGAGCACAACTGGCGGCAGTGCTCGGCCCTGGTGCGGCGCGCGGCGGCCATGGGGGCCAGGGCCGTGTTCCTGCCCGAGGGCTTCGACTTCATCGGGGAcagtccccagcacagcctggagctggcagagccacTGCACGGGGACACCGTGGGGCGCTACCGGCAGCTGGCCAG ggaatGTGACGTGTGGCTCTCCCTCGGGGGTTTCCACGAGCGTGGCCAGGACTGGGACAGCACCGGCCGGATCTACAACTGTCACCTGCTGCTGGACAGCTCGG gcgcTCTGGTGGCCGCGTACCGCAAGCTGCACCTGTTTGAcgcggcgctgccggggcagccgGCGCTGTGCGAGAGCTCCTTCACCAAccctggccaggagctgctgccccccaTCGACACCCCCGTGGGCAAG ctggggctggccgTGTGCTATGACCTGCGGTTCCCGGAGCTGGCCCAGGCCCTGCGCGGGGCCGGTGCCCAAATCCTGACCTTCCCCTCGGCCTTCACCGTCCCCACCGGAGCTGCACACTGGGAG gtgctgctgcgCGCCCGTGCCATCGAGTGCCAGTGCTACGTGGTGGCCGCGGCTCAGACCGGCCGCCACAACGCCACCCGCGCGTCCTTCGGTCACTCGCTGGTGGCCGATCCCTGGGGCACCGTGGTGGCTCAGTGCCACCAGGGGCCGGGGCTCTGCCTGGCCCACATCGACCTGGCCTACCTGGAGCAGGTGCGCAGGGACCTGCCCGTGCACGGCCACCGCCGTGGGGACATCTACGGGAGCCTcacggggacaccggggacgtGA
- the PFDN2 gene encoding prefoldin subunit 2 isoform X1, translating into MAEPGKGRGAAPAGKGLSAEQVVSRFNRLRQDQRGLASKAAELELELNEHTLVIETLREVDPTRKCFRMVGGVLVERTVKEVLPALESNREQISKLIEALAQQLQAKGRELSEFRERHNIRLVGEDDPKSAPRDGPEGGKGGPGGVLVS; encoded by the exons ATGGCGGAGCCGGGGAAGGGGCGAggagcggccccggcggggaaggggctgagcGCCGAGCAG GTGGTGTCCCGGTTTAACCGCCTGCGGCAGGACCAGCGGGGTTTGGCCTCCAAGGCGGccgagctggagctggagctcaaCGAGCACAC GCTGGTGATCGAGACGCTGCGGGAGGTGGATCCCACCCGGAAATGTTTCCGCATGGTCGGGGGGGTGCTGGTGGAGAGAACGGTCAAGGAGGTGCTGCCCGCCCTGGAGAGCAACAGGGAGCAG atcTCCAAGCTGATCGAGGccctggctcagcagctgcaggccaAGGGCCGGGAGCTCTCGGAGTTTCGGGAACGCCACAACATCCGCCTGGTGGGGGAGGACGACCCCAAATCCGCCCCCAGGGACGGCCCCGAGGGGGGCaaggggggtcccgggggggtctTGGTGTCctga
- the PFDN2 gene encoding prefoldin subunit 2 isoform X2 produces MAEPGKGRGAAPAGKGLSAEQVVSRFNRLRQDQRGLASKAAELELELNEHTLVIETLREVDPTRKCFRMVGGVLVERTVKEVLPALESNREQISTLTKSLSFPPISHFSYFPPFFPQISNRTKSLSFPLFPPFLPIPNFPVFPPNL; encoded by the exons ATGGCGGAGCCGGGGAAGGGGCGAggagcggccccggcggggaaggggctgagcGCCGAGCAG GTGGTGTCCCGGTTTAACCGCCTGCGGCAGGACCAGCGGGGTTTGGCCTCCAAGGCGGccgagctggagctggagctcaaCGAGCACAC GCTGGTGATCGAGACGCTGCGGGAGGTGGATCCCACCCGGAAATGTTTCCGCATGGTCGGGGGGGTGCTGGTGGAGAGAACGGTCAAGGAGGTGCTGCCCGCCCTGGAGAGCAACAGGGAGCAG atCTCCACTCTAACCAagtctctctcttttccccctatttcccatttttcctattttcccccttttttcccccagatctCCAATCGAACcaaatctctctcttttcccctatttcccccatttctcccaattcccaattttcctgtttttcccccaaatctctAA